TCCTTCAATTTGTGCAAAGCTGTTATTATCAAGAAGTCCTGCTAAATACAGTTCTTTCAGGTTCTTCAAATGAAAAATCCAAGATGGAAACTTCTCAAAGGAAGTAAACTTCAGATGCAGAGTTTCAAGGTTCTCTGCTAGAAAGCTCAGGGCTTGTAGATCCACAGTAAGAGTTGAATGGTAAATATGAAGTTCCTTAAGCATAACCAGCTGAGTAATCATTGGCGTCAGTTTGGCATCTGCTATGAGTTCCAACTTCATAACTTCTATTTCATTGAGTTCAAAGACATTGTCTGGCAACCCACTCAGCATGAAAAGATGAAGTTCTACTTTGTCCTTAGAACTCCGGGTTAGCTTATTCCGCAGCATCTCCACCGTCCATTCATTGTTCAAGTTAATCTGTTTCAGTTTATTCTCACTAACCTCCGACAGAAATATTGAGAAGCGTTTGGAATAAAGGGGATCATACTGGTCAGCCAGGTGAAGCATAAATGCAAAGTCATTTTGGACATCTGGGATATCACTGTAATTGCTCTTTTCTCTGACTGCTTCAAATGAATACTGTTTTAATGAACTTCTTACCATCCACCACAGACTATAAAAACAAGCAAACGCATAcaaaaacacaaggagaacataaaaTGTTGCCAAAACCTTGAAAATTGCAGCAAGAGAATAAACACACTGATATCTGTTGTACCCTGTAAAAGCTTGAATATCCACTATGCAGTCAATTTCAAACGttatatgcattaaaaaatatgaaacgtaagtaataattattattagtgcaATCACTTTTACAATAATCTGTTTCAGGTATAGCCTGTAGATGATGTCTTTTTGTTCAACATGAAGGCGAAACCGGCGTACTTTTTCAAATAAAGCCTTGGCTTGCTCTCCTTCTTTTTTGTCTAACACACCTGAAGCATCGTCTTCTACTGCAGTGGCTTCGACCCCCGATTGTAGGGGTTGTTTCCCAGTGTCTGTGTCTTCGGCATTGGAAGATAAGGAAGTCAGTAGGCGTGACCTTTTACGTGTCTGGTTAATCACAGTTTGTTCTGCAACAGTCTCTGATAAAGCTCGGGTTGTCCAGGGGGAATCAAAACATTTATACAGAATGGAAACAAAATGTTCCAGTCTGGAGCTTGTGCTTGGGTAGTGAAGCCAGAAATTGCTGCAGATGgcaaatataatagtatgaagaAACACCAGTTAAGGGAAAAATTTTGTAAACCAATGGAGCTGTTTTTCATAGCACACGGCATCGATATAAGAATACTGTTGGCGGTCCAAATCAGTCTGTATTCCTGTTGCATTACCCATTTTTTCATAGGAACCAG
This portion of the Pyxicephalus adspersus chromosome 8, UCB_Pads_2.0, whole genome shotgun sequence genome encodes:
- the LRRC8B gene encoding LOW QUALITY PROTEIN: volume-regulated anion channel subunit LRRC8B (The sequence of the model RefSeq protein was modified relative to this genomic sequence to represent the inferred CDS: substituted 1 base at 1 genomic stop codon), whose product is MITVTELRFLADAQNSYHILKPWWDVFWYYITMVMLMIAVLAGALQLTQSRMLCLPCKAEVDNQCTHPLEQVIKRIHVPAGSYEKMGNATGIQTDLDRQQYSYIDAVCYEKQLHWFTKFFPXLVFLHTIIFAICSNFWLHYPSTSSRLEHFVSILYKCFDSPWTTRALSETVAEQTVINQTRKRSRLLTSLSSNAEDTDTGKQPLQSGVEATAVEDDASGVLDKKEGEQAKALFEKVRRFRLHVEQKDIIYRLYLKQIIVKVIALIIIITYVSYFLMHITFEIDCIVDIQAFTGYNRYQCVYSLAAIFKVLATFYVLLVFLYAFACFYSLWWMVRSSLKQYSFEAVREKSNYSDIPDVQNDFAFMLHLADQYDPLYSKRFSIFLSEVSENKLKQINLNNEWTVEMLRNKLTRSSKDKVELHLFMLSGLPDNVFELNEIEVMKLELIADAKLTPMITQLVMLKELHIYHSTLTVDLQALSFLAENLETLHLKFTSFEKFPSWIFHLKNLKELYLAGLLDNNSFAQIEGLQDLKNLTTLSLKSSVPRIPPVVTDMLPFLEKLSINNEGNRLLILLSLKKMINLTSLELINCDLERIPHSIFSLTELKEIDFRGNNFKTVEEIISFQHLHKLTCLKLWHNSIAYIPLQIGALANLEQLYLNHNNIEMVPLQLFLCNKLRVLDLSYNNLSFIPEELQHLRNLQYLAVTKNSIETLPDGLFKCSKLQYLLLGKNSLTSLSPLVGDLTNLIRIELVGNQIETLPPELESCQSLKPSCIIVETNVLHTLPLYAKENYKSSHR